Genomic window (Dyadobacter fanqingshengii):
GATCGCAATTACCCCACGCTGCGTAAGCCAGCGTACCACTACTTGCGCGATTGTTTTATTATATTTTTCACCAATTGAGGCTAAAACCTCATTTTCAAACAAGCCGTTTTTGCCTTCCACGAATGGCCCCCAGGACTGGATCTGCACATTGTTTTCTTCCAGGAATTGCTGTGTCTGGATCTGCTGGTGAAAAGGGTGCGTTTCAATCTGGTTGACTGCCGGCACTATTTCGTTATGGATGATCAGGTCAATGAGCCTGTCAGGTTGAAAGTTACTTACACCAATTGCCCTGATTTTACCCTCCTGATGTAGTTCCTGCATTGCCCGCCACGCTCCATACACATCGCCGAATGGCTGGTGGATCAAATACAAGTCCAGGTAGTCAAGCTGTAACTTTTTCAGCGACACATCAAATGCCTTTTTGGTATCCTGGTATCCGTTTGATTGTATCCAGAGCTTGGTAGTGATAAAAAGCTCTTCCCTGGCAAGGCCACTTTTCTTTATTGCATTCCCTACGGCTTCTTCGTTCTGGTAGGCCGCTGCCGTATCAATCAAGCGGTAACCTGTATCGATCGCATCCAATACACTTCTCTCACATTCTGCCAGGTCCGGCACTTGAAAAACCCTGAACCCCAGAATTGGCATTTCTACGCCGTTATTTAATTTTACTGTTTCCATAGTGGTTTCTTGTTGATGATGCAAAATTCCGCCTTTCCAGGGGATATATGGTATATAGATTCCTGTTTTCTCTACCAATATTCCCGGTAGAAGATTGGTCAAACCCTTTCAGGAAAGC
Coding sequences:
- a CDS encoding aldo/keto reductase; translated protein: METVKLNNGVEMPILGFRVFQVPDLAECERSVLDAIDTGYRLIDTAAAYQNEEAVGNAIKKSGLAREELFITTKLWIQSNGYQDTKKAFDVSLKKLQLDYLDLYLIHQPFGDVYGAWRAMQELHQEGKIRAIGVSNFQPDRLIDLIIHNEIVPAVNQIETHPFHQQIQTQQFLEENNVQIQSWGPFVEGKNGLFENEVLASIGEKYNKTIAQVVVRWLTQRGVIAIPKSVRKERMAENLDIFDFQLSAQDMDAIKSLDTNASSFFDHRDPKMVKWLGERKLDDK